The DNA region GGTGTTGCTACAGATGTCGCTGCTGGCACAGATCATATCTGCTACCTAGAGAGTGGTGCTGTTACTTGTGTAGGCAGTAACTCAGCTGGACAGAGTACTGTACCTACACTGAGCAAGACTCCAACTTCAGTTCACGCTGGCGCTGACTGGAGTTGCGCTGGATTTACTGATGGCACCTATACTTGCTGGGGAAGCAAGGCTGGTTGGTAAGAGTACAGACACGGCTTCCATAGTTCTCCTTGCTGCAGAACTGCTGTTATTCTGAAGCAATCTGACAACCTTTGAAGCCCTGAATCACTACTCGTGGTCCAGGGCTTTTTTGTTTATCCACAAACTCCCTCATCTGCCTTTCAGCCAGCTTCTCCCTATGGGAGTAGGAAAATTGCGTCTGGTCTAAACTCACCGATTTGCAAATAAATTTGGATTCAACGTAGTCTGAAAACTGTCACCTAGCTTGGAGAGTTGAGAACACACAAGCCGTCGATGAGAGTTTTGTAAAGATAGAAATTGAGAGAAGAATGA from SAR324 cluster bacterium includes:
- a CDS encoding RCC1 domain-containing protein, whose protein sequence is GVATDVAAGTDHICYLESGAVTCVGSNSAGQSTVPTLSKTPTSVHAGADWSCAGFTDGTYTCWGSKAGW